CCGATTCGGACCTTCGTCCCGGATCCGGACCCCATCGGAGTCGTTTACTTCGCCGACGCGGACCCGGTGTTCGCAATGGCCGAATGGCTCAAAGAGCCGCTGGTGATCCGGCCCGAACCGAAAACCGACGAATATCAGCAAACTATTCAGCAGGGCACCGAGGTGCCGCAGATCTCGCTGGCCTGCGTGCCGCTACTGTCACACGACGTCACCACCGGGACGCTGGGGTTCGTCAAATACGGCGACCGGGAGTGGCTGGAAGAAGAGCTCAACGCGCTGAAGACGATCGCGACCATGTTCGCCCAACTACAGGCGCGACTGGTGGCGATCGACCGGCTGCAGTACCTGGCCGAACACGACGACCTCACCGGGCTGTGCAACAACCGGGTGCTCTCCCAGCATCTGGACCGTCGGCTGGAGTCCGGGCAGCACGGCCCGGTGGCCGTACTGTTCACCGATCTGGACCGGCTGAAGTCGGTCAACGATCTGTTCGGCCACACCGCGGGTGACGAGTTGATCGCCCAGTTCGCCGGACGACTGCGCGAATCGGTGGGCGACACCGCGTTCCTCGCGCGCCAGGGCGGCGACGAGTTCGTGATCGTGCCGCACGGGCCGCTGGAACTCGGGCAGGCCGAAGAGCTGGCCGACCGGGTCCGGCTGCTGCTCAAGGAGCCGTTCACGGTGGGCCGCGAGTTCGTCCGGCGCACGGCCAGTATCGGTGTGGCGGTGGGGCTTCCCGGTAAGGACTCGGCGTCCGACGTGCTGCGGTACGCCGATCTGGCGCTGGTGGCCGCCAAGGGGTCGGGCGGCAACGACGTCGCGGTCTTCACCGATGCGATCGCGCGCAAGTACCTGCTGCTCAACGATGTCGAGTTGCATCTGCGCGACGGCATCGAGACCGACGCGTTCGTGGTGCACTACCAGCCCGAGGTGGACCTGCGCACCGGCGCGGTGGTCGCGGTGGAGGCGCTGGTGCGGTGGAACCACCCCACCCGGGGCATCCTGCTGCCCAGTGCCTTCATGCCGGTGGCCGAATCCTCCAATCTGGCTGCGGTGCTGGGCCGCAAGGTGTTGCACGACTCCTGCGCGCAGCTGCGGCAGTGGCGCTCGATGGGTCTGGCCCGCGACGT
This region of Mycolicibacterium diernhoferi genomic DNA includes:
- a CDS encoding putative bifunctional diguanylate cyclase/phosphodiesterase; protein product: MDLTAKRLITANSENAVEVSELVLTDLAAYLGLDVAFLRHNDHEIHATRLVAQWPIRTFVPDPDPIGVVYFADADPVFAMAEWLKEPLVIRPEPKTDEYQQTIQQGTEVPQISLACVPLLSHDVTTGTLGFVKYGDREWLEEELNALKTIATMFAQLQARLVAIDRLQYLAEHDDLTGLCNNRVLSQHLDRRLESGQHGPVAVLFTDLDRLKSVNDLFGHTAGDELIAQFAGRLRESVGDTAFLARQGGDEFVIVPHGPLELGQAEELADRVRLLLKEPFTVGREFVRRTASIGVAVGLPGKDSASDVLRYADLALVAAKGSGGNDVAVFTDAIARKYLLLNDVELHLRDGIETDAFVVHYQPEVDLRTGAVVAVEALVRWNHPTRGILLPSAFMPVAESSNLAAVLGRKVLHDSCAQLRQWRSMGLARDVKLRVNVSPVQRVAYGFADHVARVLEEFDLEPSSLSLEISESFVTDDADVNGDTLTELRALGVSVALDEFGAAYSDLSRLKALPIDTLKIDRTFVQELQEGSDDLAIIRAIVSLGEAFGLGLVAVGLETEAAAQTLVQLGCFQAQGFLLSPPVDAAAMAKILAAGTIDWQTG